The following are encoded in a window of Mycolicibacterium tusciae JS617 genomic DNA:
- a CDS encoding MBL fold metallo-hydrolase: MISAALRIGLGTASLVAGGWALRALQGTPSALGASPVEIDGVAKGSPNYQDGAFVNLEPASPSSLTRQEQFLLVREVVGGSSNQHPSAPVPLVTPDPSLPVGDLAVTWYGHSSAVIEIDGYRVLADPVWSDRCSPSRTLGPRRLHPVPAPLEALPAIDAVIISHDHYDHLDIDTVKQLARTQRAKFFVPLGIGAHLRAWHIPADRIVELDWNESARLGDLTLVCTPARHFSGRFLTRNTTLWSSWALIGPSHRAFFGGDTGYSKSFGDIGAEHGPFDLSLMPVGAYHSGWPDIHMNPEDAVRAHRDITDAGLLIPIHWATFRLAPHPWSEPVERLAEAAEAEGVLVAVPKPGERVQPDAALAADPWWRL; encoded by the coding sequence ATGATCTCCGCGGCGCTGCGCATTGGCCTCGGGACGGCTTCGCTCGTGGCCGGGGGATGGGCGCTGCGCGCGCTTCAAGGCACCCCTTCGGCACTTGGCGCTTCGCCGGTCGAGATCGACGGTGTGGCCAAGGGGTCGCCGAACTACCAGGACGGCGCGTTCGTCAACCTGGAACCGGCGAGCCCGTCCAGCCTCACCCGCCAGGAGCAGTTCCTGCTCGTCCGCGAGGTCGTCGGCGGCAGTTCGAACCAGCATCCGTCCGCACCGGTCCCGCTGGTCACGCCCGATCCGAGCCTGCCGGTGGGCGATCTCGCCGTCACCTGGTACGGCCACTCCTCGGCGGTGATCGAGATCGACGGCTACCGCGTGCTGGCAGACCCGGTCTGGAGCGACCGCTGTTCACCGTCGCGCACCCTCGGCCCGCGTCGCCTGCATCCGGTGCCCGCCCCGCTGGAGGCGCTGCCCGCGATCGACGCGGTCATCATCAGCCACGACCATTACGACCACCTCGACATCGACACCGTCAAACAGTTGGCGCGCACTCAGCGGGCCAAGTTCTTCGTCCCGCTCGGCATCGGTGCCCATCTTCGGGCCTGGCACATCCCCGCTGACCGGATAGTCGAACTCGACTGGAACGAAAGCGCCCGCCTCGGCGACCTCACGCTGGTGTGCACCCCGGCGCGGCATTTCTCAGGACGGTTCCTGACCCGGAACACCACCCTGTGGTCGTCGTGGGCGCTGATCGGACCCAGCCACCGCGCGTTCTTCGGCGGGGACACCGGATATTCGAAGAGCTTCGGCGACATTGGCGCCGAGCACGGACCGTTCGACCTCAGCCTGATGCCGGTGGGCGCCTACCACTCGGGCTGGCCCGACATCCACATGAATCCCGAGGACGCGGTCCGTGCGCACCGCGACATCACCGATGCGGGGCTGCTGATTCCGATCCACTGGGCGACCTTCCGCCTCGCCCCGCATCCGTGGTCCGAGCCGGTGGAGCGGCTGGCCGAGGCCGCAGAAGCCGAGGGCGTGCTGGTCGCGGTGCCGAAGCCGGGGGAGCGGGTGCAGCCCGACGCGGCATTGGCGGCCGACCCGTGGTGGCGCCTCTAA
- a CDS encoding enoyl-CoA hydratase: MIGVTRDGDVMTLEMQRADRRNALNGALVDGLREAVEKAATEDVKVIVLTGQGHVFSSGADLTDAAGVAEELPDKAKALNIAIDQAPVPVIGAINGPAIGAGVILSMICDLRVVAPEAYFQFPVAKYGLALDNWSIRRLTSLVGAGRARGMLLGAERLTSDAALHTGMANRIGTLADAQAWAAELAGYAPLALQHAKRVLNDDGAYEDPRPEHTEMFDRAWASQDVIEAQVARIEKRPPRFQGA; encoded by the coding sequence ATGATTGGTGTGACCCGCGACGGCGACGTCATGACGCTGGAAATGCAGCGCGCTGACCGCCGCAACGCGCTCAATGGCGCGCTCGTCGACGGCCTGCGCGAAGCCGTCGAGAAAGCCGCAACCGAGGATGTCAAGGTCATCGTGCTGACCGGGCAGGGCCACGTGTTCAGCTCCGGCGCTGACCTGACCGATGCTGCGGGGGTGGCCGAGGAGCTGCCCGACAAGGCCAAGGCGCTCAACATCGCGATTGACCAGGCTCCTGTCCCGGTCATCGGCGCGATCAACGGCCCCGCGATCGGCGCAGGCGTCATCCTGTCGATGATCTGCGATCTGCGGGTCGTCGCACCCGAGGCGTACTTCCAGTTCCCGGTTGCGAAATACGGTCTGGCGCTGGATAACTGGAGCATCCGACGGCTGACGTCGCTGGTCGGGGCGGGCCGGGCGAGGGGCATGCTGCTCGGCGCGGAACGGCTCACCTCCGATGCCGCGCTGCACACCGGCATGGCCAACCGCATCGGCACGCTGGCCGACGCGCAGGCCTGGGCCGCCGAGCTCGCCGGCTACGCACCGCTGGCCCTGCAGCACGCCAAGCGCGTGCTCAACGACGACGGCGCCTACGAGGACCCGCGCCCCGAGCACACCGAGATGTTCGACCGCGCCTGGGCCAGTCAGGACGTGATCGAGGCGCAGGTCGCGCGCATCGAAAAGCGTCCACCGAGGTTTCAGGGGGCCTGA